One window of Acidimicrobiia bacterium genomic DNA carries:
- a CDS encoding alpha/beta fold hydrolase, translating to MIVETSTGPIGIEQVGEGPDLILLHSLLTDRHVYDLVAPRLASRYRLTLVDLPGYGPSAPAEPTMDSYGDRIGGLLEAGDYDPATTAILGNGLGGFVALATAVRHGDRVNKLILVGCGSSLPPAGKQAFPIMIDKVANGGMEAVADMAVGRIFSADFMAAHPEMVAERREVLLRTDPKAFQTACQAIYDVNYDREVPAISNPTLLVIGSEDMATPPSLSRALHATIPNSTYIELDGVAHGPQLQAPERFLDAIEPFLAA from the coding sequence ATGATCGTTGAAACCAGCACCGGACCGATAGGGATCGAACAGGTCGGGGAGGGCCCCGATCTGATCTTGCTGCATTCCCTCCTGACGGACCGCCATGTGTATGACCTGGTCGCCCCTCGTTTGGCCAGCCGATATCGGTTGACGCTCGTCGATCTTCCCGGGTACGGACCATCGGCTCCCGCCGAGCCCACCATGGATTCGTACGGAGACCGGATCGGAGGCTTGCTCGAGGCCGGCGATTATGATCCGGCCACGACGGCCATTCTCGGAAATGGTCTCGGCGGATTCGTAGCTCTGGCGACCGCAGTCCGCCACGGAGATCGTGTCAACAAACTCATCCTGGTGGGCTGTGGTTCATCCCTCCCACCGGCCGGAAAGCAGGCCTTCCCAATCATGATCGACAAAGTGGCCAACGGGGGCATGGAGGCAGTGGCTGACATGGCGGTCGGTCGAATCTTCTCTGCCGATTTCATGGCTGCCCATCCCGAAATGGTCGCCGAGCGGCGAGAGGTCCTCCTCAGGACGGATCCGAAAGCATTTCAGACCGCCTGCCAGGCGATCTACGACGTGAACTATGACCGGGAGGTCCCGGCAATCAGCAATCCGACCCTGCTGGTGATCGGAAGCGAGGACATGGCTACCCCGCCGTCTCTGAGTCGGGCTCTTCACGCCACGATCCCGAACTCGACGTACATCGAACTTGACGGTGTGGCCCACGGACCCCAACTCCAGGCGCCCGAGCGTTTCCTCGATGCCATCGAACCGTTTCTGGCTGCCTGA
- a CDS encoding Gfo/Idh/MocA family oxidoreductase gives MSEKVRLASIGLGWWGGVLADAVAKSGEGEVVTCFARTAETRQAFAEAHGFAAADSLESILSDDSIDGVIIATSHQSHLSLIQAAAAAGKHVFIEKPLTLTPADGRAAIEAARAGGVLLQTGHQRRRMTANRMIKAMIEAGELGDIEMIETHQSVPNGHKMPDEAWRWNPDQSPLGGMTSLGIHKIDTMQYFAGPIKAVSAYTRSGRSKPIDETTVLALEFESGALGTLVTSFFTPVMSKSAVYGTGGAAYMEGDGRMLFKQGIADPARQAVELEPNDPVADQMAAFAQAIRGEIDVETDGEVGLAAVTVMAAAVESAATGRSVLIADHRV, from the coding sequence GTGTCTGAAAAAGTGCGATTGGCAAGCATAGGTCTCGGCTGGTGGGGCGGCGTTCTGGCCGATGCGGTGGCTAAAAGCGGCGAAGGCGAGGTCGTCACTTGTTTCGCCCGCACCGCCGAAACCCGCCAGGCATTCGCCGAGGCCCACGGCTTCGCGGCGGCGGATTCGTTGGAATCGATTCTCAGCGACGACAGCATCGATGGGGTCATCATCGCCACGTCCCATCAGAGCCATCTGTCCCTCATCCAGGCTGCCGCCGCAGCCGGCAAGCATGTCTTCATCGAAAAGCCGCTGACCCTGACTCCGGCCGATGGGCGGGCGGCTATCGAAGCAGCCCGGGCGGGCGGCGTACTGTTGCAGACTGGTCATCAGCGCAGGCGGATGACCGCCAACCGGATGATCAAGGCGATGATCGAGGCCGGCGAACTCGGTGATATCGAGATGATTGAAACCCACCAGTCCGTCCCGAACGGCCACAAGATGCCCGATGAGGCATGGCGCTGGAACCCGGACCAGAGTCCTCTGGGAGGGATGACCTCGCTGGGGATTCACAAAATCGACACCATGCAGTACTTCGCCGGTCCAATCAAGGCCGTCTCGGCCTACACCAGGTCAGGGCGTTCCAAACCGATCGACGAGACCACCGTGCTGGCGCTCGAGTTCGAGTCCGGCGCGCTGGGAACGTTGGTCACCTCGTTCTTCACCCCCGTAATGTCAAAGTCTGCCGTGTATGGCACCGGGGGGGCGGCCTACATGGAAGGGGACGGTCGAATGCTTTTCAAACAGGGCATCGCCGATCCAGCCCGCCAGGCAGTTGAGCTCGAGCCGAACGACCCGGTCGCCGACCAGATGGCCGCCTTTGCCCAGGCGATCCGTGGTGAGATCGACGTCGAGACCGACGGCGAGGTAGGACTGGCGGCCGTCACCGTCATGGCCGCGGCCGTCGAAAGCGCCGCCACCGGCCGGTCGGTACTGATAGCCGACCACCGGGTTTGA
- a CDS encoding dihydroorotase family protein, with the protein MEQTIKGGVVVGADGQSMADVAIRDGLIVAVGPNLAGVGEVIDAEGLLVMPGMVDTHVHLMDPGPTEREDFPTGTRAAAARGVTTIIEHTHAHPIRSASDLHDKVAYLKGRSNVDFALAAHTWPDRIDELGSIWEAGVAFFKMFTCTTHGVPALDGAHLLAALAAVAVVGGRCLIHCEDESITAEAERLLKDAGRDDPAILYEWRSREAELVAVAAASVLAEATGAKATFAHVSNPGVLAVIEAAQNRGADIAAEACPQYMTLHESEVLEYGALRKFTPPARIRNDGEQHAMWDQVRQGGYSHFSTDHAPSTLAQKSAGGIWEAPFGLPGIDTTLAFLIDAAARGEIAMSDVVRLYSTAPADRYGLAPRKGRLAPGSDADVVLVDPAGSWTVADADVISKAGWSPYSGRTFRGRVVATYLGGVEVGRDGIGQDERRGSFLNPRRIDDR; encoded by the coding sequence GTGGAACAGACCATTAAAGGTGGAGTTGTGGTCGGTGCGGATGGCCAATCCATGGCCGACGTGGCGATTCGTGACGGACTCATCGTCGCAGTTGGCCCCAACCTCGCCGGGGTTGGAGAGGTCATCGACGCAGAGGGTTTGCTGGTCATGCCAGGCATGGTTGACACCCACGTTCACCTCATGGATCCGGGCCCGACGGAGCGTGAAGACTTCCCGACCGGGACCCGGGCGGCCGCCGCCAGGGGTGTCACGACGATCATCGAGCACACCCATGCGCACCCGATCCGGTCGGCTTCCGACCTTCATGACAAGGTGGCATACCTGAAGGGCCGGTCCAACGTCGATTTTGCGTTGGCAGCCCATACGTGGCCGGACCGCATCGACGAGTTGGGGTCCATTTGGGAGGCCGGGGTGGCGTTTTTCAAGATGTTTACCTGCACCACACACGGCGTACCGGCACTTGACGGGGCTCACCTCCTGGCGGCTCTCGCCGCCGTAGCCGTGGTCGGCGGGCGGTGCCTCATCCATTGTGAGGACGAATCGATTACCGCCGAGGCCGAGCGACTTCTGAAAGACGCCGGTCGTGATGATCCGGCGATCCTGTATGAATGGCGAAGTCGGGAAGCTGAGCTGGTGGCGGTTGCCGCAGCTTCGGTCCTCGCCGAAGCGACCGGAGCCAAGGCGACGTTCGCCCATGTTTCCAATCCGGGTGTTCTGGCCGTGATCGAAGCGGCTCAGAACCGGGGCGCCGATATTGCTGCCGAAGCCTGCCCGCAGTACATGACCTTGCATGAGAGCGAAGTCCTCGAGTACGGAGCGCTACGAAAGTTCACGCCTCCTGCCCGAATCCGCAACGACGGCGAACAACATGCCATGTGGGATCAGGTCCGCCAAGGCGGCTATTCGCACTTTTCGACCGATCATGCGCCGTCGACGCTGGCGCAGAAATCCGCCGGCGGTATCTGGGAGGCCCCGTTTGGCCTGCCAGGGATAGATACCACACTCGCTTTCCTGATCGACGCGGCGGCTCGGGGTGAGATCGCCATGTCGGATGTGGTTCGTTTGTACTCCACAGCTCCCGCCGATCGCTACGGTCTGGCGCCCCGCAAGGGCCGCCTAGCTCCAGGGTCCGACGCCGACGTGGTACTCGTGGATCCCGCCGGTTCGTGGACGGTTGCCGACGCGGACGTGATTTCCAAAGCGGGCTGGAGCCCCTATTCAGGGCGAACGTTTCGAGGCCGGGTCGTGGCCACGTACCTGGGCGGAGTCGAAGTCGGGAGAGACGGGATTGGCCAGGATGAGCGGCGCGGTAGCTTTCTAAACCCAAGGAGAATCGATGATCGTTGA
- a CDS encoding RidA family protein, translating to MRRINPPQIAGPFATYAHGVEFSGPARWLFGAGQTGVATDGSTPVDISGQAELVWDNIRAVLADADMAISDIVQLNMLLIDRADAPDAMAVRDAALGDHRPASTLMYISGLARPEWKIEIDYIAAKEIPTNPSP from the coding sequence GTGCGCCGGATCAACCCGCCCCAGATCGCCGGACCCTTCGCCACGTACGCCCATGGGGTCGAGTTCTCGGGACCGGCGCGCTGGTTGTTTGGGGCCGGACAGACGGGAGTCGCCACAGACGGGTCGACTCCTGTCGATATCAGCGGCCAGGCGGAGCTGGTTTGGGACAACATCCGGGCGGTGCTCGCCGATGCCGATATGGCCATCAGCGACATCGTCCAATTGAACATGCTTCTCATCGACCGGGCGGATGCTCCCGATGCGATGGCCGTCCGCGACGCGGCGTTGGGGGATCATCGCCCTGCATCGACGCTCATGTACATCTCCGGATTGGCGCGGCCGGAGTGGAAGATCGAGATCGACTACATCGCAGCCAAGGAGATCCCGACTAACCCCTCCCCTTGA